The Thermosynechococcus sp. CL-1 genomic interval GGGATCAATCAGCCAGTAGCGATTTTTCGGTTCTTGAAAGATCGCTTGGGAGTCAGCATTTTCTTCGCTGATGATGCCATCCTCAGGAAACCAAGCGCGAAATTTCTGACTTAGCAGCCGATCCAAGAAGCGATCAATACTGGTGGCAAAGTCTTGGCGTCCCTTTTCAATGACCTCAAAGGGTTGCTGTGCCAGTTGCCGTGCCCGCTGCCCCGCTTGGCGCAGAAGTTGATTGATTTGCCAGATTTGGCTAGAGGTCAGGGGGGGAGAAGTCATCATTTGAGGTCCAGCCGTCCACTTTCCTTCAGTTTGGCGTTAAAGACCAGCGGCTCCTGTAGCGATCGCTGCTTTAGCTGTTCTAGAATTGCTGCTTCAACCCGCCGCGCCACCTGTTTTAGCAGTTTCGGTTGCGTCAATGGATCGGCACTTGCCCATGCAGTGCGTTCGGCCTCGGTCATTTGCTCCCTGACATCAATGGCATTTTCCCACTGGGGGCGATCGCGATCGTTGCCGAGGGGGACGGTTCCCAATTCCGCTAGCCACTGTTGTTTTACAGCTTCTAGCCACGGGCGATCGGGACGTTCGATGGCGATCGCCTTATAGCCACGACACTGCTGGGGACAACGCACAAGGTGTTGCAGCAAACTCAGTCGCATATCCCGCGAATAGCCAATATACTGTACGCTGCCAGTGGCATCAAAAATGGCATAGAGACCGATCGCCCCCTTAAGATCCGGTGCTACCCGGCCTGAATCATCAATGTAGGGATGGAAGGGCAATTCAGCCAAAGTCGGCGCAGGAAAGCTCATGTTGGCAGGGGTGGCTCATCTTTGCGTGCTTCACCCTCAGTATGCCCTATCTGTGGATGTGTGGCAGGAGTGGGAGATTTGGTATGGGCCCGTTGGCGCAATTGTTGTGCCCGTTGGTGCAGTTTTTGAAAGTAGTCGGTGCTGGTAATTTCGGCAACGGATTTCTTTCGCTTTTCTTGGTCAATTTCGATTTTTAGTTCACTCAGTTCCTCCTCCAGTTGATCTTGGCGCTGCTCTACCGCCTGTGCCATGTCCAAAAAGACTTGGGCAAGTTCTGCCATGTCATCACTCCCTTGAGCATAGTGCCTGAGAACTCTGGGATCAAGCTGGTTAAACTGATCATGCTTGAGGGCGTGGGCAGCACTGACAAGGGTACGAATCGGCTTAGTAATCGAAGGAGCCACAATCAGGGAAATGAGAATGACCCCAACACAGACATTGCTTTCAGTTTGGTTGTAGAGCACCACCATCCCCATCGGTAATAGGGAAATCAGCAGCATCACCAGCAGCAGCCGCCCCGAAATTGACCACAAAAGCCTTGACCAACCCTGTTGCCACCGAAGCATAGATCCACTCAGGGTAGAATGGGAATCTTGATCAAACCACCACTGTTCCAGCCTAGTGCGAACGAAGGATATTGGGCGATGTTTTGGACAACTCGGCTATGGCAACGCCGCTGGTCTGCTTGGCTCCACCCTTGGCGGGGGATGGATTGGCTCCTTTTAATTGCCGTATGGCTGATTACGCTGTTGGGGGCAGTGGCGATTCACAGTGCCGAGCTGCACATTGGCGAAAAGGATGGCTTCCAACATCTGGCGATCGCGGGCGTGGGGACGATTTTGCTTTTCCTACTGGCACGGGTGCCGACATCGGTCTTTATCTCAGTCCATTGGTGGGTCTATGGTATCAGTTGTGCCCTTCTACTGGCTGTGAGCTTATTTGGTGTGGAAGCTAACGGTGCCCAAAGTTGGCTGCCCATTGCGGGCTTTAACCTCCAGCCTTCAGAATTTGCCAAAATCTCGATCATCCTCACCCAAGCTGCCCTTCTCCAGCGGGTGCCTGCCAATGGCCTCAGGGGTATTCTACGGGTGTTTGCGGCAACGGTCTTGCCCCTAGGGTTGATCTTATCGGAACCTGATCTGGGGACCTCCCTTGTCTTTGGCGCCATCACCTTGGGCATGCTCTATTGGGCCAATGCCCGTTTGGGCTGGATTGTGCTGATGCTCTCTCCTTTGGTGGCGGCCATTCTCTTTGCCCTACCCCTGCCCTATGAACTGAATTTGGTGCTGTGGTTTTTGTGGACATTAGGGATGGGGGTTGTGGCATGGCAAAACCTGCCCTTGGGGTGGATTGGGGCGATCGGCGGCATTGTTCTGAACCTTTCAGGGGCAGGACTGGGTCAATTGCTGTGGAGTGTTCTCAAGGACTACCAAAAAGACCGCCTCTTAATGTTTTTAGATCCCGATAAGGATCCCTTGGGGGCGGGCTATCACCTGATCCAATCCCGCATTGCCATTGGTGCGGGTGGACTGTGGGGGCGAGGGCTGTTTCACGGCACGCAGACACAATTGGGGTTTATCCCTGAGCAGCACACGGACTTTATTTTCTCCGCCATCGGTGAGGAATTAGGCTTTTTGGGGGGGCTGCTGGTTTTAGGACTGTTTTGGTTGATTGGCCTGCGGCTATTGCAAATTGCCAATAGCGCCCGCAATGATTTTGGCTCGCTCCTAGCCATTGGTCTCTTTGCAATGCTGATGTTCCAAGCGGTGGTCAATATCGGCATGACCATGAACCTATTTCCTGTGACGGGTATTCCCTTGCCCTTCCTCAGCTATGGCCGTTCTGCCCTTTTGGCAACCTATATTGGTTTGGGGCTAGTGCAATCGGTGGCCAATCATTGCCCGCGATCGCGCTACTGAAGTCAAGCACCCTTTGTTAAAATTCACGAAGATTGTCCATAGCAGTGAAATCCCATGAGCGAGTCCCCAGAACCCACGCCCTCCCCTGTCGAGCAGCCCAGTTATGTCAAATTGGCTATGCGGAACATGGTACGCAAGGGGGGCAAATCTCTGACCCATTTTGCCCTCACCAGTATCGGTCTGTTGGCGTTGTTGGTGGGCTTGTCCTACCTCACCCGCTAGTGAGAACACAGCAAAAACAAATGACGGTTACCGTCTATCTAGAACTTCACGATCCTTCCCTGAGCAATGAGGTGGCAGAACTTCCTTGGCAAGTGTGGTTTCGCACGTGGATTGCCATGGTTGAACCAAACCCAGATAAAGCCTACGAAGTGACACTGCGTTTGACGACAGATGCTGAAATTCAGGTGCTTAATCATCAGTATCGCGATCGCGACACCCCTACGGATGTACTCGCCTTTGCCACCCGTGACTACGGGCTTCCTCTGCCCCCTGCAGAACCAGAGTACCTAGGGGACATTATTATTTCTGGCGACACCGCCCGAAAGCAAGCCAGAGAAGGGGGGTATTCTCTATCCATAGAAGTGACTTGGCTGGCTTGCCATGGCCTCCTCCATCTTTTGGGCTGGGATCATCCCGATGAGACGCAATTGGCGCGCATGCTTGCCCAGCAGGCTGAGTGTCTTAGGGCAGTGGGTCTTGCCCCTCCCTATTCTCCCGATGATCCATAGGAACGAAATCCCAAAGGATGTGCTTAAATGGAAGGCGTTAACAGCCAAATTTTTTGAAAAACTTTTTAAGGTGTATGGAATCCAGCGTCAACACTTAAAGACCAATGTTTGGTGTGATGGGTAACGTTATGACACAAAAAGTTCTTGCCACCTACGCTGAGAAAACATCAGGGATAACCATACTGCGACAGCGCTCCTACCGTGTGGCGCCCTCTTTACTGAATAGTTTCCGTTATGCATGGGCGGGAGTGGTCTATGCCTTTCAAACTCAGCGCAATTTTCGGATTCACACCGCAGTTGGTCTTAGCGCGATCGCCCTCAGTGGTCTGTTAAAACTTCCCCCCGTTGAGGTGGCAGTGATTTTGCTCACGATTGGTGTTGTCATGGGGCTAGAGCTGCTGAATACGGCTCTTGAAGCGGTGGTGGATCTCACCGTTGGCAAGGAATATCACGAGCTTGCCCGCATTGCCAAGGATTGTGCCGCTGGTGCGGTTCTGCTCAGCGCGATCGCAGCGGTGGGGGTGGCGATGGCCTTAATTGTGCCGCCCTTGGTTTATCCGATTGTGGGAACGTTGCTATAAACTTGTCATCCAATCAGGAGGGGCTAAACATTAAAGCGGAAGAGCATCACATCCCCCTCCTGCACAACATAATCTTTACCTTCACTGCGGACTAGGCCTTTTTCCTTAGCCAC includes:
- a CDS encoding GIY-YIG nuclease family protein; the encoded protein is MSFPAPTLAELPFHPYIDDSGRVAPDLKGAIGLYAIFDATGSVQYIGYSRDMRLSLLQHLVRCPQQCRGYKAIAIERPDRPWLEAVKQQWLAELGTVPLGNDRDRPQWENAIDVREQMTEAERTAWASADPLTQPKLLKQVARRVEAAILEQLKQRSLQEPLVFNAKLKESGRLDLK
- a CDS encoding HAMP domain-containing protein; translated protein: MLRWQQGWSRLLWSISGRLLLVMLLISLLPMGMVVLYNQTESNVCVGVILISLIVAPSITKPIRTLVSAAHALKHDQFNQLDPRVLRHYAQGSDDMAELAQVFLDMAQAVEQRQDQLEEELSELKIEIDQEKRKKSVAEITSTDYFQKLHQRAQQLRQRAHTKSPTPATHPQIGHTEGEARKDEPPLPT
- the rodA gene encoding rod shape-determining protein RodA translates to MFWTTRLWQRRWSAWLHPWRGMDWLLLIAVWLITLLGAVAIHSAELHIGEKDGFQHLAIAGVGTILLFLLARVPTSVFISVHWWVYGISCALLLAVSLFGVEANGAQSWLPIAGFNLQPSEFAKISIILTQAALLQRVPANGLRGILRVFAATVLPLGLILSEPDLGTSLVFGAITLGMLYWANARLGWIVLMLSPLVAAILFALPLPYELNLVLWFLWTLGMGVVAWQNLPLGWIGAIGGIVLNLSGAGLGQLLWSVLKDYQKDRLLMFLDPDKDPLGAGYHLIQSRIAIGAGGLWGRGLFHGTQTQLGFIPEQHTDFIFSAIGEELGFLGGLLVLGLFWLIGLRLLQIANSARNDFGSLLAIGLFAMLMFQAVVNIGMTMNLFPVTGIPLPFLSYGRSALLATYIGLGLVQSVANHCPRSRY
- a CDS encoding DUF3285 domain-containing protein, giving the protein MSESPEPTPSPVEQPSYVKLAMRNMVRKGGKSLTHFALTSIGLLALLVGLSYLTR
- the ybeY gene encoding rRNA maturation RNase YbeY, which encodes MTVTVYLELHDPSLSNEVAELPWQVWFRTWIAMVEPNPDKAYEVTLRLTTDAEIQVLNHQYRDRDTPTDVLAFATRDYGLPLPPAEPEYLGDIIISGDTARKQAREGGYSLSIEVTWLACHGLLHLLGWDHPDETQLARMLAQQAECLRAVGLAPPYSPDDP
- a CDS encoding diacylglycerol kinase family protein, with product MTQKVLATYAEKTSGITILRQRSYRVAPSLLNSFRYAWAGVVYAFQTQRNFRIHTAVGLSAIALSGLLKLPPVEVAVILLTIGVVMGLELLNTALEAVVDLTVGKEYHELARIAKDCAAGAVLLSAIAAVGVAMALIVPPLVYPIVGTLL